In a single window of the Bacteroidales bacterium genome:
- a CDS encoding DUF3098 domain-containing protein, with protein MKEKHTIDNKNEMFVFGKRNYKFLLIGLGFILLGFLLMMGGGTDSPDEFNEAIFGFQRLTLAPILILAGFAIEIYAIMSKPKDKSEN; from the coding sequence ATGAAAGAAAAACACACAATAGATAATAAAAATGAAATGTTTGTTTTTGGCAAACGTAACTATAAGTTTTTGCTTATTGGTTTAGGTTTTATTTTACTTGGCTTTTTATTAATGATGGGTGGTGGAACCGACTCTCCCGATGAATTTAATGAAGCTATATTTGGGTTTCAACGTCTTACCCTTGCACCAATTCTTATACTTGCGGGTTTTGCCATTGAAATTTATGCTATTATGAGTAAACCAAAAGATAAGTCGGAAAACTAA
- a CDS encoding undecaprenyl-diphosphate phosphatase: MGWMEALILGIIQGLTEFLPVSSSGHLEIAKFLLGDNSLPEESMLMTVVLHGATALSTILVFRKDIMEIFRGLFQFKWNEETIFSLKIIISMIPAAFVGLYFNDLIETMFGGQLLLVGAMLLVTAVLLVFADRAETTDKKVSYFDAIIIGIAQAIAILPGISRSGATISTSVILKIDRSRAARFSFLMVVPLILGKMTQDLMAGGLNYENSVLIPLIIGFIAAFITGVLACTWMIKLVKNAKLSYFAIYCAIVGLATISYVLFFV; this comes from the coding sequence ATGGGATGGATGGAAGCATTAATCTTGGGTATTATACAGGGTTTAACAGAATTTTTACCGGTAAGTAGTAGTGGTCATTTAGAAATTGCCAAATTTCTTTTAGGCGATAATAGCCTGCCGGAAGAAAGCATGTTGATGACTGTTGTTCTTCACGGAGCTACTGCATTAAGTACAATATTAGTTTTCCGTAAAGACATAATGGAAATTTTCAGAGGCTTGTTTCAATTCAAATGGAATGAAGAAACTATATTTTCACTTAAAATCATCATTTCTATGATACCGGCTGCTTTTGTCGGTTTATATTTTAATGATTTAATAGAAACTATGTTTGGAGGTCAATTGCTTTTAGTGGGTGCTATGTTGCTTGTTACCGCCGTTTTGTTAGTTTTTGCCGATCGCGCTGAAACTACCGATAAAAAAGTGAGTTATTTTGATGCTATTATTATTGGTATTGCTCAAGCTATTGCTATTTTACCCGGCATTTCGCGTTCAGGAGCAACAATATCTACTTCGGTTATTTTAAAAATTGATAGAAGTAGAGCCGCTCGTTTTTCTTTCTTAATGGTTGTTCCTCTTATTTTAGGAAAAATGACTCAGGATTTAATGGCCGGTGGACTGAATTACGAAAACTCTGTGCTTATTCCTTTAATTATTGGTTTTATTGCGGCATTTATTACAGGTGTTTTAGCTTGTACTTGGATGATTAAATTGGTAAAAAATGCCAAACTTTCTTACTTTGCCATTTATTGTGCCATTGTTGGTCTTGCAACAATATCTTATGTTTTATTCTTTGTCTAA